In Arthrobacter sp. CDRTa11, one DNA window encodes the following:
- a CDS encoding LacI family DNA-binding transcriptional regulator: MAVVKGPTVYDVAERAGVSIATVSFAFSQPHRVKDSTRNTVLNAARELGYVPSASARGLAKGRTGALGLFAFDFLNFLPDAEGMKKDRAAAVVAPNDDCRLFPVWVDEVQRGVQLESFSRGYALMIGGGNKASSERAVTDIAGRVDGLIIFPRTIPAEVTRRIAARIPVLELADPSGIDELHHVTVDNADGMRQLMDHLIGVHGFRRLRFVSIPNVETEARYNAFAAALSAHGLEVLPALESRPGATAVTADLIADLLDAGTLPDCFVCANDEEALVVMETLKAAGISVPGQVAVTGFDGVVAGRLVRPTLTTVRQPMELMGRTAVEILVDAITNPAAAPVTSKLPVQLAVRESCGCRVDVT; this comes from the coding sequence ATGGCAGTGGTCAAGGGTCCGACTGTTTATGACGTCGCGGAGCGTGCGGGGGTTTCCATAGCCACCGTTTCCTTTGCATTCAGTCAGCCTCACCGCGTGAAGGACTCAACGCGGAACACGGTCCTGAATGCTGCGCGCGAACTTGGATATGTGCCCAGTGCCAGTGCCCGGGGCCTGGCCAAAGGGCGCACAGGAGCCCTGGGGCTCTTCGCGTTCGACTTCCTGAATTTTCTCCCCGATGCGGAGGGCATGAAGAAAGACCGCGCGGCCGCTGTGGTGGCGCCTAATGATGATTGCCGGCTGTTCCCGGTCTGGGTTGACGAGGTTCAGCGGGGCGTTCAGTTGGAGAGCTTCAGCCGGGGCTACGCACTGATGATCGGCGGAGGCAACAAAGCCAGCAGCGAAAGGGCAGTGACTGACATTGCCGGACGGGTTGACGGTTTGATTATTTTTCCCCGCACAATTCCCGCAGAGGTAACCCGACGCATCGCAGCCCGCATTCCCGTTCTTGAACTCGCTGACCCGTCCGGCATCGACGAACTCCATCACGTGACGGTGGACAACGCCGACGGCATGCGGCAACTCATGGACCACCTGATCGGCGTCCACGGGTTCCGGAGACTGAGGTTTGTCAGCATCCCGAACGTGGAGACGGAAGCCAGGTACAACGCGTTCGCCGCCGCCCTGTCCGCCCACGGACTGGAAGTGCTTCCTGCGCTTGAAAGCCGGCCGGGCGCCACTGCTGTGACTGCTGACCTGATCGCAGATCTCCTGGACGCCGGAACCCTACCCGACTGCTTCGTCTGTGCCAATGACGAGGAAGCGCTGGTGGTTATGGAGACACTCAAGGCCGCCGGGATCTCGGTCCCGGGCCAGGTGGCTGTCACCGGGTTCGACGGCGTCGTCGCCGGCCGCCTGGTCCGCCCCACCTTGACCACGGTTCGCCAGCCGATGGAACTGATGGGGCGGACGGCCGTGGAAATCCTCGTGGACGCCATCACCAACCCCGCTGCAGCCCCAGTGACCAGCAAGCTGCCGGTACAGCTTGCTGTGCGGGAAAGCTGCGGCTGCCGGGTCGATGTAACCTAA